CGGCGACCCCAACTCCACCTCCGGCTTCCTCGTGCCCAGCTACTACGTGTTCGCAGTGAACAAGGTCGATCCCAAAAAGATCTTCAAGAACGTGGTCAGCGCCAACCACGAAACCAACGCCCTGAGCGTCGCCAACAAGCAGGTGGATGTGGCCACCAACAATAGTGAAAATCTGGCTCGCCTGAATGTGACCCACCCCGACAAGCGCGGCCTGATCAAGGTCGTGTGGACCTCCCCGCTCATCCCCAGCGATCCGCTGGTCTGGCGCAAGGATCTGCCCGAGGCCACCAAGGCCAAGATCAGAAACTTCCTCATGACCTACGGCACCACCGGCAAGGAAAGCGAAGTCGCCGTGCTGAAGGCACTGGGCTGGGCTCCTTTCAAGGAGTCGAACAACGACCAGCTTCTGCCCATCCGCCAGCTGGAGCTCTTCAAAAAGCGCGTCAAGGTTGAAGGCGACACGACCATCTCCGCCGAAGAAAAATCCAAGATGCTCGCTGAAATCGACGCCAAGCTCGAAGCCATCAAAGCCAAGATCTAGACATCTCCTCCATCACATGCGGTCGGCCACATCAGGCTGGCCGCATTCAAGGATGCATTCATGAATGTTCAGAACACGATTCTCGTCGATACCCGCCCGCCCCGCAGCGTGCAGTCATCCCTGTCCAAACTGACGGGCTGGGCCATCGTCCTGGCCATTCTGGCCTGGTCCTGGGAAGGGGCTGACATGCGTCCCATGGCGCTCATCACGGATGCGGGAAACATGGCCACCCTGGCCGGCGACTTTTTCCCACCAAATTTTGCCGACTGGCGACTCTACCTGGAAGAAATCATCGTCACCTTCCACCTTGCAGTCTGGGGCACGTTTCTGGCCGTTGTCTGCGCCGTACCTTTCGGCATCCTGAGTTCGGAAAACATCGCCCCCTGGTGGATCTACCAGCCTGTCCGCCGCGCCATGGATGCATGCCGGGCCATAAATGAAGTGGTCTTTGCCATGCTCTTCGTGGTCTCCGTGGGACTCGGCCCGTTTGCCGGCGTCCTGGCCCTCTGGGTCCACACCACCGGAGTTTTGGCCAAGCTCTTTTCCGAAGCCGTCGAGGCCATCGACCCGCAACCCGTTGAAGGCATCCGCTCGACGGGTGCGACCGTGATCGAAGAGGTCATTTTCGGCGTCATCCCGCAGGTGCTTCCACTGTGGATATCCTATTCCCTCTACCGCTTCGAATCCAACGTGCGTTCAGCCACGGTGCTCGGCATCGTCGGTGCCGGCGGAATCGGGGTCGTGCTGTGGGAAATGATCCGCGGCTTCTACTTCGCCCAGACCTGCGCCATCATGATCCTGATCATCATCTCCGTGACAGCCATCGACCTCATTTCCCAGCGTCTGCGCAAACTTTTCGTCTGAACCGGACTCATAAATGCCATCCCTGTGCTGTACCAATGCCTGCCAGCCTCCTGCAGGTGCCTTTCGTCATGGCACAGCGTTTGTGCATGCCCCTGCACGCGGCCTTGGCCACCGTCACGTCGAGTCCGGCCCGCGCCCTTGGCCTCACCGACCGGGGCGAACTGCTCCCCGGCAGGCGCGCGGATTTTCTGCGGGTCAGGATGGTGGACGATGTGCCCGTGGTTGTTGCAGTGTGGAGAGAAGGCAGGCAGGTGATGTAGGAATGAAGAGATGCCTCCGGCGGCCAGGGGACGAGTCCCCTGGACCCCTTTCATTGGGGGATATTCATGTTGGCCGAAACTTGCACTGACAGAAGGTTGGATTTGTGTCTGAAGCCCGCTACGCCATATATTTTGCCCCGAAAAAAGGCAGCACGCCGGACAGAGTCGGCTCTGAAATCCTTGGCCGTCACGCAAGCGGGCCAGACGAAGTCACGCAGCCATGCCTGCCGGACATCGCACCCGAACGATTCCGGGAACTGACCGCAAGCCCGAGACGCTACGGGCTGCATGCCACCCTGAAGCCGCCCTTCTTTCTGTCCGACCAGCATGATGAATCTGCATTGCTGGAAAACGTGGGCCACATCGCCGCAAGAATGCGAGCCTTCGACCTGCCTGGCCTTGAACTTGCCGAACTGGGCTCATTCT
This is a stretch of genomic DNA from Deltaproteobacteria bacterium HGW-Deltaproteobacteria-18. It encodes these proteins:
- the phnD gene encoding phosphonate ABC transporter substrate-binding protein; amino-acid sequence: MFRKLCGLFILLAFFGVQTATAEMKEINFGIISTEASMNLKTVWNPFLADMEKATGLKINAFFASDYAGIIEGMRFNKVQVAWYGNKSAMEAIDRADGEIFAQTVPADGEPGYYSHLIVHKDSPLNSLEDVLKNAAGLSFGNGDPNSTSGFLVPSYYVFAVNKVDPKKIFKNVVSANHETNALSVANKQVDVATNNSENLARLNVTHPDKRGLIKVVWTSPLIPSDPLVWRKDLPEATKAKIRNFLMTYGTTGKESEVAVLKALGWAPFKESNNDQLLPIRQLELFKKRVKVEGDTTISAEEKSKMLAEIDAKLEAIKAKI
- the phnE gene encoding phosphonate ABC transporter, permease protein PhnE; the encoded protein is MNVQNTILVDTRPPRSVQSSLSKLTGWAIVLAILAWSWEGADMRPMALITDAGNMATLAGDFFPPNFADWRLYLEEIIVTFHLAVWGTFLAVVCAVPFGILSSENIAPWWIYQPVRRAMDACRAINEVVFAMLFVVSVGLGPFAGVLALWVHTTGVLAKLFSEAVEAIDPQPVEGIRSTGATVIEEVIFGVIPQVLPLWISYSLYRFESNVRSATVLGIVGAGGIGVVLWEMIRGFYFAQTCAIMILIIISVTAIDLISQRLRKLFV